In one window of Lolium rigidum isolate FL_2022 unplaced genomic scaffold, APGP_CSIRO_Lrig_0.1 contig_1679_1, whole genome shotgun sequence DNA:
- the LOC124680436 gene encoding exocyst complex component EXO70A1-like encodes MGMDQEEDEDTRRRMASLQAARTALRAGVERSRSLTHALARSGTRMAEIQARLQSAEAAVRPIRAPRDALETAGPNIDRAVGPAAAVLKVFDAVHGLEPPLLAGTAQDLPGYLALVGRLEEALRFLADNCGLAAQWLADILAYLGDRGLADPRFVADLTNALSSLKTPSPADLDAGLLAAALDVLEAEFCRLLAEHSAPLTMPNPSTKPAPITPPRIPAAAVQKLSLTLDRLAANGRLSYCAAAYADARGDTVSASLRALGLDYLREPAEDAQALSPSVELWGRHLEFAVRHLLEAERKLCIAVFAPRPEAAAACFADIAARAGILDFLNFARAVADARKDPIKLLRLLDVFDALSRLRLDFNRLFGGKACVEIQSRTRDLVKRVVDGAVEIFEALLVQVELQRNMPPPADGGVPRLVTFVPKYCNQLLGDQYRAVLTQVLTIHRSWRKEPFDDKMLVDAVHDIVKALEANFDTWSKSYQDKTLSYLFMMNTHWHFFKHLKSTKMGEVLGDEWLREHEQYKDYYSQIFLRESWGTLAPLLSREGLILFSKGQATARDLVKQRFKSFNASFAEMYQKQSAWIVPDKDLQQRLCHLVVQAIVPVYRSFMQNYGPLVEQDGSASKYVKYSTEDLDKMLSNLFMPKQPRRTGSLQIRNSNGKINSAMTGLYRSASTLQ; translated from the coding sequence ATGGGGATGgatcaggaggaggacgaggacacccGCCGCCGGATGGCGTCCCTGCAGGCGGCCCGAACCGCCCTCCGCGCCGGCGTCGAGCGGTCCCGGTCCCTGACCCACGCGCTGGCCCGCTCCGGCACGCGCATGGCGGAGATCCAGGCCCGCCTGCAGAGCGCCGAGGCGGCGGTGCGCCCGATCCGCGCGCCGCGGGACGCGCTCGAGACGGCGGGCCCCAACATCGACCGCGCCGTGGGCCCCGCCGCCGCGGTCCTCAAGGTGTTCGACGCCGTGCACGGCCTCGagccgccgctgctcgccggcACCGCGCAGGACCTGCCCGGCTACCTCGCCCTCGTCGGCCGCCTCGAGGAGgcgctccgcttcctcgccgacaacTGCGGCCTCGCCGCGCAGTGGCTCGCCGACATCCTCGCCTACCTCGGCGACCGCGGCCTCGCCGACCCGCGCTTCGTGGCCGACCTCACCAACGCTCTCTCCAGCCTCAAAACCCCCTCCCCCGCTGACCTCGATGCCGGCCTCCTTGCCGCGGCCCTCGACGTGCTCGAGGCCGAGTTCTGCCGCCTCCTCGCCGAACACTCCGCCCCGCTCACCATGCCAAACCCATCCACCAAACCCGCCCCCATAACCCCGCCCCGCATCCCGGCCGCCGCAGTGCAGAAACTCAGCCTAACCCTCGACCGCCTGGCCGCCAACGGGCGTCTGAGCTACTGCGCGGCCGCCTACGCCGACGCGCGGGGCGACACGGTGAGCGCCAGCCTACGCGCGCTCGGCCTCGACTACCTGCGCGAGCCGGCCGAGGACGCGCAGGCGCTCAGCCCCAGCGTGGAGCTCTGGGGCCGGCACCTCGAGTTCGCCGTCCGCCACCTCCTAGAAGCCGAGCGCAAGCTCTGCATCGCCGTCTTCGCGCCGCgccccgaggccgccgccgcctgcttcGCGGACATCGCGGCGCGGGCGGGGATCCTCGACTTCCTGAACTTCGCGCGCGCCGTGGCCGACGCGCGCAAGGACCCCATCAAGCTCCTCCGCTTGCTCGACGTCTTCGACGCGCTCAGCAGGCTCCGGCTCGACTTCAACCGCCTCTTCGGCGGGAAGGCCTGTGTGGAGATCCAGAGCCGCACCCGGGACCTGGTCAAGCGGGTGGTGGACGGCGCCGTCGAGATCTTCGAGGCGCTGCTCGTGCAGGTCGAGCTGCAGCGCAACATGCCGCCGCCCGCCGACGGCGGGGTGCCGCGCCTCGTCACCTTCGTGCCCAAGTACTGCAACCAGCTCCTCGGGGACCAGTACCGCGCCGTGCTCACGCAGGTGCTCACCATCCACCGCAGCTGGCGCAAGGAGCCCTTCGACGACAAGATGCTCGTCGACGCCGTGCACGACATCGTCAAGGCCCTCGAGGCAAACTTCGACACTTGGTCCAAGTCCTACCAGGACAAGACGCTCTCCTATCTCTTCATGATGAACACACACTGGCACTTCTTCAAGCAcctcaagagcaccaagatggggGAGGTCCTGGGCGACGAATGGCTCCGGGAGCATGAGCAGTACAAGGACTACTACTCCCAGATATTCCTAAGGGAGAGCTGGGGAACGCTTGCGCCCCTGCTGAGCAGGGAGGGCTTGATCTTGTTCTCCAAGGGGCAGGCTACAGCAAGAGACTTGGTGAAGCAGCGCTTCAAGTCCTTCAATGCTAGCTTTGCTGAGATGTACCAGAAGCAGTCCGCGTGGATTGTGCCAGATAAGGATTTGCAGCAGAGGCTGTGCCACCTTGTGGTGCAGGCGATAGTGCCTGTGTACCGAAGCTTCATGCAGAACTACGGGCCGCTTGTTGAGCAGGATGGCAGCGCCAGCAAGTATGTCAAGTACAGCACTGAAGACCTTGATAAGATGCTCAGCAACCTCTTCATGCCGAAGCAGCCGAGGAGGACTGGAAGCTTACAGATCAGGAACTCAAATGGCAAGATTAACAGTGCAATGACTGGGCTGTATCGGAGCGCTTCAACATTGCAGTAG